One window of Branchiostoma lanceolatum isolate klBraLanc5 chromosome 6, klBraLanc5.hap2, whole genome shotgun sequence genomic DNA carries:
- the LOC136437077 gene encoding fibropellin-1-like, translated as MICHRRVDVTERRLFPTSCMLAVLVFCAVGATADYCLGHPCWSGGACVDGSTGYICNCPSGTLGQNCETVHNNKCYRQSRDALSHKEASAACVFMGGQLADIKEPHEQQMLADIIRNTNDVSHWTFMKSRSPQLLHIDGSTLSLQTSWMARDIYGPFDICVLLDRDQSYKGDFHACTEQHTYFCESPVTPCQPDVCQHGGVCSSCFSDSPMCDCPPGYTGVFCETDINECASNPCQNGGTCHDHVNSFICFCRVGYDGVLCENDIDYCDPNPCPNGWSCVDQVVGFHCEVPHGARAASTFCMASPCGPGWTCQDTGLRTGYTCTPVS; from the exons ATGATATGCCACCGTCGCGTCGATGTCACTGAACGCCGCCTGTTTCCGACAAGTTGTATGTTGGCTGTGCTGGTTTTCTGTGCAGTAGGGGCCACGGCAG ACTATTGTCTTGGCCACCCGTGCTGGTCCGGAGGGGCATGTGTGGATGGTTCGACTGGATACATCTGCAACTGTCCGTCTGGAACACTGGGACAGAACTGTGAAACAG TCCACAACAACAAGTGCTACCGGCAGTCGAGGGACGCGCTGTCCCATAAGGAAGCCTCGGCAGCTTGTGTCTTCATGGGAGGACAGCTGGCAGATATCAAGGAGCCGCATGAGCAGCAGATGCTGGCCGACATCATCAGGAACACTAACGATGTCTCTCATTGGACATTCATGAAGTCACGGTCACCCCAACTCCTCCACATCGATGGATCTACCTTATCGT TGCAGACATCTTGGATGGCTAGAGACATCTACGGCCCGTTCGACATATGTGTGCTGCTGGACCGAGACCAGAGCTACAAAGGAGACTTCCACGCCTGCACGGAACAACACACCTACTTCTGCGAGTCTC CTGTGACCCCCTGCCAGCCCGACGTGTGTCAGCATGGCGGAGTCTGCAGCTCCTGTTTCTCCGATTCCCCCATGTGCGACTGTCCTCCGGGATACACCGGCGTTTTCTGTGAAACGG acATAAACGAGTGTGCATCTAATCCATGTCAGAATGGGGGGACATGTCACGACCATGTCAACTCCTTCATCTGTTTCTGTCGCGTTGGGTACGACGGAGTGTTATGTGAAAACG ACATCGACTACTGTGACCCTAACCCTTGTCCAAATGGTTGGAGCTGTGTGGATCAAGTTGTCGGGTTCCACTGTGAAG TGCCCCATGGAGCGAGAGCCGCCTCCACTTTCTGCATGGCGTCCCCCTGTGGTCCTGGATGGACCTGCCAAGATACCGGCCTTCGTACTGGCTACACCTGTACTCCGGTCTCATGA